The stretch of DNA ATCAGCCAATTGAAAAGCCCTGCTTCGCCATTGTTGGGCAGGCAATCTTCATTCTCATCGTGGAATAGCTGGCCTTTAACGAAATTGGGATATATATGGCCCGAAGCATCCGTTTTGACAATATACGCTTGGGTGCCCGTCCCTCCTGTCAGGATAAAACCGCCATCGGAAGTCCCATTTACACTGCCAAAATATTCATTATTGGAAATTCCTCCAGTCGCCGTTCCATAATGCTTTTCCCACAATTTATTCCCCTCAGCATCCAGTTTAACCAGGAAAATATCAGATTGGGAAGTTTCGGTTTGCCATTTATAACCGGCTATGCCGTAGCTGCCATCAATGAGGCGAGTACCGCCATTGGACCCCTGGATATAGAACCCTTCAAATTTTTTAGAGGCCAATACATTACCCAGGGCATTCAACTTGATATAATATAAGTCTTGGTTATAACCATCTGCCAGGACCACCACCTCGCCATTGCCTTCAGGGATGATTTTCAGCGGGACGATGGTCGCATTGATATTAAAAGAATAATTTCCTAAGCTATTTCCCTGGGCATCTATTTTCGTAAGATCGGTTTGATTGTCAAGACTTGCCATCAAAAAATCACCGGATGGAAGTTCCGCGATCTCCTTTTCATTTGAAAGCGGGCTAGGGTAATCTTTCTTCCATAAAATATTTCCTTGATTGTCAAGCTTTAAAATAAAGTTATAGAATCCACTATTCGCTTCCTTCCAATACCCTCCACTTACCCATAACTGCCCCTGTGAATCCTCGAATACTTTACTCACTCTTTCCTCATATCTAAAGTTAAATTCCTTTTGCCAATGAAGGTCGCCATTAGCATTTAACCTGACCAGGAAGATCGATTCAAGCGTGTCCATCAGCGTTCCCTCATCGATGATGCCTACAATGGCTAAGTCGCCGTTTGCCAACAAGTCAATGGAATGGCCAATTCGCCCAGGAAGTGTTTTTTTCCATAATAATTGACCCGTTTCATCCAATTTGAAAGCCAAAGATTGCCCCGCTTCAGCTCCTGTTCCAAAAAAATGGCCATTGGCATCTTCAACTATATCTTCTGCCCCTCCTACATAAGGCGTTATTTCCCAGCCTTGGGTAAAGGCATAGTGTAATGGCAACATAAAAAGACTAAAAAAGCATATTAATCTGCTCATAATTCACGGATTGACTGGCTGATGGCATAATATTTCCTGAATACGTTTACAAAGTAGGGTAGAATAGCTGTTTAAACAATAACAATTCTTTCTATTTGCCAAATTTTCGTTATAATTAAATGATTATAAATTATTTTTAATCAATGTTTTATAATTTTCTTTGCCAAATTTTCATTTTATGGTAAATAGCCAACTCATCGAATTGTTGCAGACTTTTGAAAGAAAAGAATGGATAGAAGCCACCAAGTTTGTCCAATCACCCTTTCACAATAGCCGATCAGATGTTGTCAAACTCCTGGAATACCTCAAAAAAGTAGTTCCCCGAGGACAAGTCCATAAACTAGATAAAGCCCGTGTTTTTGAAGCCATCTACCCCCTTCAAACCTATGATGAAAAGACGATTCGCTATACCATGTCCTTTTTGTTCCGCTTGTTGCAGGAATACCTGGCTTATAATGAATTCAAGGAAGAGGAGCTCCTCCAACAATTGTCGCTATTGAAGGCCCTGCGAAAGAGGGGATTGGATCGAACATTTGAAGGGGCTAGTCATAAAACAGCAGAAAGCCTGGCCAGCCATCCTTACCGCAATCAGGATTATTATTACCATGCGTTTAGCTATCACGAAGAGCAGTACATTTTTTCCACAACGAAGAGTCGCAGCATTACCACGGGGTTTCAACATTGGTCTGACCAGAGTACGCTCTTTTTCATGGTACAAAAATTGCAACAAGCCTGCATCGCATTATCTCATCAAACGGTACTAAAAAATACCTATCAATTGCCGCTTTTCGACGCAGTGCTAAAAGAAATAGCAGAAAGGGACTATCATCATTGCCCTGCCATTTTGGTGTACCACCAACTTTACCAAACCTTGAGTGGAAAGGAAGACGACCTCCATTTTTTAAAGCTCAAAACCTTAATTGTCAATTTCACCCCCTATTTTCCGAAGCATGAGGTGAAATCCATCTACCTCTTTGCTTTGAATTTTTGTATCCAGCAGTGGAATGCCGGCAAAAGTATATTTCTCCAACATGCCTTTACCTTGTATAAAGAAGGCCTTACAGCCGGTATCTTCATCGAAAACGGGCATTTATCACGGTTCACTTACAACAACATTGCCCTGGCAGGCATGGGGTCAAAGGCCTTTGAATGGACAGAAAATTTCCTGAAGACATACGAACCATTCATCGAAGAAAAATATAGATACAGTACCTTTAACTTCAACCTGGCGACCCTTTATTATCGAAAACAGGACTATCACAAGGCTATGCATTTGTTGCAGCAAACTGATTTTCAAGATGTTTTACACAGCTTGGAAGCCAGAAAGATGTTGCTGATTATTTACTATGAATTGGGGGAGAACAATGCCTTGGAGTCGCTGCTGGAAAGTTTTAAAAACCTCGTTTACCGCCAAAAAAAGATTGGCTATCACCGCGAAAATTACCTCAACCTGATCCGATTTACCCACAAACGCCTTCGTTTGAACGCATCTGATAAGCAAGGAATGGCCAAACTAAGGACAGCGGTAAAAACCACGCCAAATGTAGCCGAGCGGGAATGGTTGTTGCAGAAAATGGAATAGCGCTTGTTGGACGTTACGCCAAAAGCGACCAACAAGCGCTAAGTTTTACTTCAATTTAGCGGTAAAAAAGTCAATGGTACGTTGCCAGGCCAGGTTTCCTGCTTCCCAATTGTAACGTGGGGTGCTATCGTTGTGAAAACCGTGATTGACATCCGGATATAAATGGGCGCTGTATTCCTTGTTGTGTTTCTGTAAGGCCGCTGCATAGTCTGGCCAACCTGCATTGACCCTTTCATCCAAAGCAGCGAAATGGAGTAGGAGGGGGGCCTTGATATTGGGCACCTCTTCGGCTGCTGGTTGGCTGCCGTAAAAGGGAACTGCCGCCAATAGATCAGGGACTTTAACAGCCATCATGTTAGAGATCCAGCCGCCAAAGCAAAATCCGACTACACCGACTTTCCCGCTGCATTCCGCATGATTTTTTAAGTGCTCAAAAGCCGCAATAAAATCTTCCAACATTTCATTCCGGTCTCTTTTTTGCTGCAATGCCCTGCCATCATCGTCGTTGCCGGGGTAGCCACCGAGGGGGCTTAGGGCGTCCGGTGCCAGGGAGATAAAACCAGCCAGTGCCGCCCGCCGAGCCACATCTTCAATATGTGGATTGAGTCCCCGGTTTTCATGCACAACGATGATGCCGGGTAGCTTTTGCTGATTATTCAAAGGACGAGAAAGCAAGCCTTTGATTTCACCACCACCTTTGGGCGATGCATAGGTGATATACTCCGATTTCAGTCTGGGGTCATCTGCCCTAACCTGCTGTTTTTCTTCATAATTAGGTAAAAGATAAGCAAGAATGGCGGGAACGGTTAAGCCACCTACCGCATAAACTTTGATCCGCTCAATGAACTCCCGACGGTCCAGCTTATTATGAGCATATTGGTCGTATAAATCAAAAACCTCTTGTTTTAATTGGATCTTTTCCATTTTTTCGAATTTTATGATGGTTTAATTTTTTGGTCGTAGGAACAATTCCAATGTAAGGAATTTTTTTAGACCATTACTTTACAAACCGGTTTACAAAAGGGAATTTATAGGCTCTTCCAATTGGGACCACCGCTTCTTCTTCTAAATATAGCAGATTCCCTACTATTTTTTCAATTTTTGCCGTATTTACAATATAAGACTTATGTA from Saprospiraceae bacterium encodes:
- a CDS encoding dienelactone hydrolase family protein, with amino-acid sequence MEKIQLKQEVFDLYDQYAHNKLDRREFIERIKVYAVGGLTVPAILAYLLPNYEEKQQVRADDPRLKSEYITYASPKGGGEIKGLLSRPLNNQQKLPGIIVVHENRGLNPHIEDVARRAALAGFISLAPDALSPLGGYPGNDDDGRALQQKRDRNEMLEDFIAAFEHLKNHAECSGKVGVVGFCFGGWISNMMAVKVPDLLAAVPFYGSQPAAEEVPNIKAPLLLHFAALDERVNAGWPDYAAALQKHNKEYSAHLYPDVNHGFHNDSTPRYNWEAGNLAWQRTIDFFTAKLK